TTCTCTTGCGTATATCCATAGGTTGCAAAGACAGACAATTCATGATCATCATTCACTGTAAAATTTTTACCAGCCTCGATAGATCCACTTACTCCTGGTAACACAGTGGTCTTGTTGACGGCATATATACGATTGATAAACATTCTGGTAAAGTCAGAAAGTTGTTCCTTTGTAAAATAATCTGTTGTCAATAGTGGTGTAGTTTCACCGATATGCATCTCTGTCGCATCAAGAATAGGCTGTGGAATATCACGGTACGAAAAGTCATATCCGGTCCAGTCTGTTGCAGATCCGACATAGTCTATCTGTGCCGTACCGGTATCTCTGTTAAATTTTGTTCCTAAAGAGATCTTGATGAAATCCTCATCAACATTTCCTCTGGTTCTGATATCTATATATCCACCACCAAAATTGCTTGGGATGTCAGCGGATGCACTTTTTTGTACTTTCATCGAACCGATAACCGAAGTAGGGAAAATGTCAAGAGGCACAGATCGCTTCATAGGGTCCGGGGAAGGCAATGGCATAGAGTTCATCTCTACATTAGAGTATCTCTCCCCAAGTCCACGAACATAGATATTTTTCCCATCGACCAAAGTAACACCGGTGACTCTTTTCAGTGCAGCAGCTGCATCAGAGTCTCCTTTTTTTGATATCTCTTGAGAACCCAGAATGTTCGCTACTGCATTGCTATTTTTCTCTTCTGCGATAACATCTGCGATACTACCTTCGATCTTCGGAGCAAGGACAACAAACTCTTCAAGCTCCATACTTGCCGGAGTCAATTTGACTGTTCTAGAAGTCGTTGCATCTTTTTTAACCACGATCCCTCCGATCGTCTGTGCACTGTAAGCCGAGTGTACTACAGAGATACTTAACGTTTTTCCGGATGGTACTTTTGCAGAGAAACGACCATTCCCATCCGTTCTTACATCTACCGACGTACCTCGTACAAAGACTCTAGCACCTGAAACAGGGGTATTTCCTTCTGAAGAGAGTACCTGCCCTCTCAGTATCCCCTCTCCGGTGACTTTTTCCTCTTTTCTTTCCACTGATGCAGCCACCGCCACGGGGGTATCTATGTCTATACTGTCTGTCCCGCTTTTAGAGAGTGTCGCAATAACTTCTGTGTCTCTTCCCTCTTTGATAGAAACAGGTTTTTTAAAATACCCCAGGTTCTCGCCTGCAGCATTTTTACCAAAGATCTCTATCTGGTGTTTTCCTGCAACGAGAGCTATCTTTACGGCACCATCTTTATCTGTATGAAAAACCTTTTTGCCATCGACTTTTATCTCATTCTTCGCAAGGGGGCTCCCCTCACTGAAAAGCAACACTGAAAGTGTACCCTCTTTTAACTCACTGGCCATGACAACCAGTGGCAGTGTCATTAAAAGCAATAATTGCGCCAACTTCTTCATTTATATACACTCCAGACTGTTACTTCTACATTTTTCAATATTCTTACGGATCACCGTCGCTTTAGAGAAGAGCTCATCATCTTCAATCTTTTTAAGATGTTCTTCTGCACTCTCATAATCTTTGACCATATAGTATGCATACGCCAATGCATAACGCATATTGTCATTTTTCAAAAGACCGTATCTATCAAGCGCGTCTTTGACTCCTATGATCTTCTCAAACTCACCTTTACCGATATAGATCGCTACTTTCTGTTTGGTCTTTTCTTCTTTATCTGTCATCATTGAATTGAGATACAGCGCATGTGCAAGTTCACCGTTTCTTCTGTACATCTCTGCAGCTTCTTTCAGATATTTCGCATCATAAAAAGAACCCTTTTCAAAAAGATCCGCAGTAACATGAGGCATCTCTTTTTGGTTATAGTAATGCCCCAGTAAAATGTGTACTTTTGCCGAAGACGGGGACTTCAGCTTCGCCTCTTCAAGTACCTTGATCGCCTCTTCTGATTCACCCCCGCTTTGAAGCATCTGTGCCAAGGAGATATACTCCTGTGCATTTGCAGGCATCTTCTGCATATAGGCTTTTGCCGCAGCGATGGCAGCCTGATAGAGCTTTAATTCTGCAAAATAATAAAACTTCTGTTTCAGCAATGTTGCATCTTTAGGGAAAATCTTTGCCCCTCTGCTCAGTGCATCGATCGCAGCACCTTTTTGATCCGCTTTCCAGTAACACTCTGCTCTAAGTGTGAATAGAGATGCACTGGCACGCCCTTTTTCTCCTGCTGCATCGAGTGCATGTACGGCATTGAGATACTGCTCTGCTTTATAATATGCCTGGGAAAGATAGATGTTGATCTCCTCTATCTGATCTTTTCTTACTTTCTCCGGATCAAACACCGGCTTTTTTACTATAGGCTCTTCTACTTTTTTCTTTTCAGAAAAAACACTGAAAAGATACTCTCTTTTAGGCTTCTCTTCCACCGGTGGCTCATAACTCTTTTGCTTGGTTGCAATGATCGCTTTTTTAAATGCATCAATAGATGCCTGATAATTCTCATTTTTCAGAAAGATCAATCCTCTCATATTATGATATTTATCCCATTCGATCTTCGTATGGGAATCTTTAGCTTGCTGAAGTTCTTCAAGTGCTTTATCGTACTTCCCGTCATAGTACATAATCGTAGCGATCTCCATATGATTGATCGTTTGTTCTTCAGCTTCATTCGCCTGCAGTGAATATGTCAAGAAAAGGACAAATGATAGTGTAATAATTTTTTTCAACATGACTTCACCTTAATTAAAATCGAAGCGTACTTTTTGCTTCGCCCATACTTTGACCGGGTTGCCTTTATATTTTGCCGGAGCAAAACGCCAGCTTCTGACACCTCTCAGTGCCGCCTGATCAAACACACCTGCCGGACTTGAAGCGATCACTTTTGCCAGCTCTACACTTCCATCCTTACCGATAAGCAAGTTCACGACCACATATCCTTTGATACGTTTTTTAGCTGCTGCAGGAGGGTACTCCAATGGACTACGTGAAACCACCCTTGGTTTACTGTCAACAGTACCTTCACTCATTGCTGCATCTGCTGCCATATCGCCCAAAAGACTTCTACCGTCACCGATGATATCCCCTGTAGCGAATTCAGGAATGTTCATCGCGATCCCGCCAAGCATTGCTCCAAGGTCCGGCATCGGTGCTTTTGGCTGTGCTTTAGGTTTTGGTTTTGGCTTCGGTTTTGGTTTTTCCACTTTCGGCGGCTGTTTTGCCATCTTCATATAACGCATAGGGTCTTTGACTTTTTTCTCTTTCTTCTCGACCTTTGCATTAAATGATACAACCAGTACCATCATCAAAAAAGCACCCATTCCCATCGCCAATAAGGCAAAGGTTTTGGCACGATCTCTATTAAACTTTGTAGTGTCCATAATAGATTATCCCATCTCTTTTGATGTGGATACAGCTACATCCTTTGCCCCTGACATACGACACTCATCCACTACATCGATCAATGTCTCTACAGGGATCGTATCATCAGAGATGACCAAAACTGACTTCTCAGAAGCAGTACGCAACAGGTCTCTGAGTTTACTCTGTATCGCCCATAGTTGTACCGGCTGGTTATCGATATACACTTGCGACGTATTATCGATATAGACACGTACCACTTTTGCATCTGACTTACTGGCACTTGCGGCAGACGGACGCTCAAGGTCCAGCTTCATATCTTTTACAAACGTAGTGGTTACCATAAAAAAGATCAATAGGATAAAAACCATATCGATCAATGGGGATACATCTACATTGTCTACTTCTTGTTTCTTTGGTCTAATTCTCATTCTGCATCCTTCGTGGATATAATATCTGTGATCTGTTCAAATTCAAGTTCATAACGTTCTGCTTTTCTGTCAAGTACACGTCCTATGATCAGCCCGGGAACGGCAACCACCAACCCGAGTTCGGTAGTAAAAAGCGCTTTGGAGATACCTCCTGAGATACTGGCTCCCTGTGCAAACATAGAACTGCTTTGCAGTGCATCGAATGTCTCGATCATCCCCATAACGGTTCCAAGCAGACCTACCAGTGGTGCAAGTACAACGATCGTCTTGATCATGATCCTGTAACTGTTTACATCACTATAATACGGGAGCAAGACACCGTTGATGTGTTTTCTTACGTTTGCCCCGATCGCTTTGGCCTCTTGTGCAGCTTGGAGGGCATCCGCAACAGCATAGTCAAGCATCCCTCGCATCGCTTGTGCTTCACCTCTTGTTTCATGCTTAGTGATCAAACGGCGGACATTCCCTTTGGTTCCCCTCTTCAGGATAAAATAACGATATCCCAAACCATACCAGAGAAAGAAGTTCAGTACAAAAAGTACCCACATGACCACTCCTCCGGTATTCATAAGATCGACAAATCTGCCGATTAACTCAAATGGCGAAAGCATCTTAGCCTCTATACTTCTCGTAAAGATTTACGATATGTAAAGCACTTTGCTCCATAGAGTCTTTAATGCTTTGTGCCCAACCGGAAAGCAGGTTTCCGATCAACAGAAGCGGGATCGCTACAATAAGACCTTGCATCGTTGTCACCAGTGCTGCAGAGATACCGCCTGAAAGCAATTTCGGATCACCTGTACCAAACTCTGTGATCACTTCAAATGTCTCGATCATTCCTGTGACCGTACCCAAGAGCCCCATCAACGGTGCAACCGCAGCGATGACCAGTACAAAACTGCCAAATCTGTCGATCTGTGTACTTTCATTCAGGATATTTTCCATAATGACATCCTCAACGTGTGCTCTCTCTTTTTTGATATTTCTCAACGTCGCTTTGATGACTCTTGCCGTTGAGCCTTTATATCCTTTAAGCTTCTCAAGAGAAACTGTGCTGCCCTCACCGGATTCCAATGTATCTACCACGATCTGAGTGATCTCATTCACATTTGTTTTTGCCCCCATCAGGTTGATCACTCTCAGTCCCAAAAGGACCAGACCAAAGAGGCCAAGTGCAAAGATGATATAGCCGATGATACCACCGTCTTCCATCGTATCCATAAAGGTTTTCTCCGTCACATAATCCACCTCTTTATCAAGGTTCTCATAGACAAAGATATCGATCGTTTCTGTCTTCTCTTTGGCAAACATTGCTTTGGCATCATCAGATGAACCCACGGCATTCCATAGTTTATAGTTACCGTCTCCTGCAGGGGAAAGTGCTCCGGCTGCTTCCTTGGCGATACCATATGCAGCCACATTTCCTACTTTTACGATATCACCTTCTGCTTTCTTCCCATCCGGAAGATAGAACGCACCTTTTTCATTTCTCAAAGAAGAGAGTTCGCTGTACAATTTCATAGAACTGCCGAATGCCTGCTGGATCTTCTCTACATCATTGGTTTTATTATCATCTGAAACTTTCACACCATAGGGTTCAAGTGCCAAACGTGCCTGATTGACCACATTACCTGTAAGACCGCCCGTATCCTCTTTCTCAGCCAACATCTTGGAGAGTTTTTCCAGTTTTTCACTGCTTACTTTTGCCTTTGCAGATACTTCAAGAAGTTTTGCCTGAAGTGCTTCTACCTTCTCTTTAGATGCATGAAGTTCATTTGCCTGTTGTACTGTATCTGTTTCAAGTCTCTTTTCAAGTTCTGCTTTTTGTGCTTTAAGGAATGCATACTCTTTTTGATACGCTCTTTCAAGTTCCCCTGCCTGGACAGTTGCCGAAAGCGAAACAAGTGTTGCGATCGCGAAAAATAGTTTAGTGATTGATAATGCCTTCATTAGTTAGCTCCTCTAAGTAGTAATGCATTGGGCAGAGTAAAGTATCCTGTACGGATCTGTTTTTGCACGGCATCAAAAAGATCAATGATCTGATCACGCTCAGTGCTGTCTTTTGCTACTACATAGCTGTACTTCTTGCCCTCTTGTTTCACATACCCGACTCTGTCATCCGGTGTTGCGAAGAACATCATCACTGAACCCACTTTGGCTATCTTTGCTATGGTGTCTTTTCCATCCAGCGTGATCTCCTGCTTGAACTGTCCGATCTCTTTGGTCAAACGCAATGCATCATCATAGCTTGCCCATGTCAGTGCAAGCGCTTTCTCTTGTGAGATGTTCCCGTTTTTAAGATCCTCTTTGATCTGATGAAGTGCTGCGACTCTCTCTTCCCTTCTGAAAGGGATACCGGCTTGGATCTCTTTTTCAAGTGCATCAAGTGCATTGGTCACAACAGGCTTAAGGTCCACTGTGGCGCTTCCCATCACTTCAAGCTTTTTTTGCGTTTTTTCAATGTTCTGTTGTGTCAGCTTCAACGCAGTTTCTTGTCTGTTGATCTGTGCTTCATTGTCGGAAGTTTGAAGTGCATAAGACTTCATTTGAGCTCTGTACGCCTCTTTGTTATCATCAATTTGTGTATAGAGCGACTCTACCTGCGATCTGAGTTCCATGATCGATTTGATCATGCTGTCATCATTTGCTGCATGAAGCATCGTACCTGAAACTGATAGCGCTGCTGATATGGAGATCAATCTTCTGAATGTGACCATTGTCTTTCCTTGTGAAAAATTAAAAATCTGTGTTGATTTTAGTGTGCGCAATATTTCCATAAATTAATAACAAAGTGGAAACATTGTATGTAATGGATTTGTAATGGAATAGACAGGCCGAAACCTGTCTGATAGGGGTACCTTAGAGGTAATTTATTGTATTGCTTGTATTCGCATCAAAGATTGCTCTAATCTCATCAGCTCCATCTGTAGTAGGATCCGTTTGATCTTCGAAATCACCTGATACTGTATTAATAGTAACGTTGCCAAAATCAATATTAGTAAGCTTAGGTATTTTCGCGGAATAAATGGCTGCACCGTCTATACTGTTATAATTGATCGTACCATTGTAGAATTTACCTCCAACTCCTGCTTTTTTGAAGTAGATACCCCCTTCAAACTCACCGACACCGGCAGCATAACTATCATGATTAATCGTAAACCCATCAAGTGTCAATACTGTGTCTGTACCTGACATTTCGATACCTGCATAACCCATAGTAGCATTGATGACAAGGTTTTTAACCGTACCCTGGTACATACTGTCAACATCCAGGTGGTCATCTGTACAGTGGGAGATCGTTACATTGGTCATGTTCACTGTACCGCCCCAGATCTCTATACCATCATCATTGGAATAGTCCACTGTAATATCCTCAACCACTGTACCGGAACCTACACCTACCATTGAAAGACCATTGGTTTCTTGACTCAGTCCTGTTTCTGTTGCTGAGTTGAGGATCTTCACATGTCTCAAAATACCAGAACTGTCATCCGATACTCCCGTCCCTGCCGTATAACTTCCGTTTACCGTCACTTCGTATGTAAGTGGTGTACTGGACATATTCGCATTACCGATAAGTGTTAAACCACCCCAAAGTCCTTCTTGTGCATTTGTTTTTGCTTTATCGGTAAATGTAATCGGTGCTGTTTCTGTACCAAGTGCATATATTTTTGAATCTTTGTTGATTTGTAAATATGAGTTTGCATCATTACCACCAATAGTCGTACCATCCTGAATTCTTATAGATGCACCTGCTGCAGTATCTGCAAATTGGTCGATTACCCATGACTTGCCTCTTGTAAGTACATTACATCCTGCAATTTTTCCAGTAATTGTCGTAGAAGGAATCACGCAGGCATCATCGTTGTTACCACTGCCTGTCGTCGTAAAAATATTTTTGATTTCATCTGCAGAGTCTGTTGCCGCATCTGTTTTGTTCACAAATGTATTACCTATATCTGTGTAGATACCCACGTTGTTGAAATCAATATTTGAAAGCTTGGCATCTTGTTGTGAATAAATTGCCCCTGCTGAAGCACTTCTATAAATGATCGTACCATTGTAGAATTTACCTCCAACTCCTGACTTCTTGAAGAAGATACCACCTTCTGCTGAATCAGGTATAGCAAACCCATCCACGGTGATAGTAAAGCCATCCACAGTTAAAACTGTGTCTGTACCTGACATTTCGATACCTGCATAACCCATAGTAGCATTGATGACAAGGTTTTTAACCGTACCCTGGTACATACTGTCAACATCCAGGTGGTCATCTGTACAGTGGGAGATCGTTACATTGGTCATGTTCACTGTACCGCCCCAGATCTCTATACCATCATCATTGGAATAGTCCACTGTAATATCCTCAACCACTGTACCGGAACCTACACCTACCATTGAAAGACCATTGGTTTCTTGACTCAGTCCTGTTTCTGTTGCTGAGTTGAGGATCTTCACATGTCTCAAAATACCAGAACTGTCATCCGATACTCCCGTCCCTGCCGTATAACTTCCGTTTACCGTCACTTCGTATGTAAGTGGTGTACTAGACATGTTCGCATTACCGATAAGTGTTACCCCACCCCATTTACCTACAGTTGTGTCAGTGCCACTCAATCCATCCACTGAGGAAAATATAATCGGTTTTTCAGCTGTACCATCTGCTATGATCTTAGCGTTCTTATCAATGAGAAGATATGAGTCTGAATTTTTACCGGCGATGCGGGTTCCAGGCTCGATAGTAAGTGTAGCACCGTTCGTTACAGAAACATATCCGTCCAAGATCCATGCCTTATCAGCTGTCCATGTGGTGTCTGTTGTAATATTTCCTATTACTGTTTCTTGTGTTGATGGTGCTGGTGGTGTAGTAGTACCTGTAGTACCACCTGTAGTACCAGTAGTAAGAGTATCCCCAGTGATAGCCACCGTTGAATCACCATAATTAATCGATGTATCACCACATCCTGTCATAGCAGCAATAGCTGCGAGCGAAAGTGCCATTTTAGTCAAGTTAGTCAAGTTAGTCATTTCTGTCATCCTATTTCCACCGTATACGGTTTTGTTTGCAGAATAGTGACGAAAAATGGAAACAGAGTGGAAACAGAGTGGTAACATTTATGTTATCAAATGGTTATCTCATGTTTGAATAGAAAAAAGAGGAAAAATATCTGCTTATGCATACTGCAAATCAATTAAAGTGTCATAGAAGGGTCAGGAAGAAAATCTACCTTAGTGGACTTTTCAATAAACAATATAAATAGTGTCCTTATGTTACCACTTTGTTATAACTATCATATACTATTATTCATCTCATAAGAGAAATATCAATTGAAAGAAAGGAGAAAACATGAAAATAAGTAAAATACTTCAAAAAGCAGTGAAAGAAGAAGGAAAACATTCACTGACTTGTAAGACGATCGTAAAACTGAAGCACTCAAAAGAGTTCAGCTATCTTGTTGACAAGAACCGCTAAATAACCTTAAGACCCGAACGGGTTCATCCCGCCCATCATACCCATCGCCTGAGACTTTTTATTGTCTTCTATCATTTTATTGACATCATTCATCGCTGAGATGAGCAGTATCTGTAAAGACTCTTTGTCTTCCAACAAAGAATCATCTATCGTGAGATCTATCACTTCGCCCGCACCGTTTGCGGTCAGTTCAATAAGGCCTCCGCCTGCTTTAGCGGTAAAGTGTATATTTTTAGCCTGTTCCTGTATCTCTTTCGCTTTTTCCTGCATCTGCTCCATTATCTTACCCATGTTGCCCAAGTCAAAGCCTTCAAACATTATTCTAAGCCCTCAAACTCTTCGGCGATGCTATTGTCATCATCCAGTATGACGATTTTTGGCAGATGCGCATCTGCTTCTTCTTCATTCATCGTTGCATAGGCAATAATGATGATCTTATCGCCTTTATGTACTTTTCTCGCCGCTGCCCCATTCAGACAGATATCTTTTTTGCCTGGTTCACCCGGGATGATATAGGTAGAAAAACGCTCACCGTTATTGACATTCACGATATCGATCTTTTGTCCGACACGCATATTGGCTGCATCTAAAAGTTCCTGATCAATGGTAATTGAGCCTACATAATTCAAGTTTGCATCTGTTACGGTAGCTCTATGTATTTTAGAATAAAGCATTGTAATATTCATAATTATTCCTATTTATTTCATAAAAATTATTGGGATTATACCAAAATCCCCTATATAGTTATATTATACTGAAATTGTGGGGAAATTGGAAAGCCGCACTATGAAGTCGTGCGACCCTAAAAAGATGGGTATAGAGAATTAACGAGCCAGACTTGCAGGTGAAAGAGGTTCTCCCCACATTTCAGCCGGGATCACATACTCTTCTACAACTGTTCCACCGATGATATGCTCATCGATAATTCTATCTATCTTCTCTTTTGTCAAACCTACATACATTGTATGCCCCGGTTCTACTAGCATTACCGGACCTTGTTGACAACGGTTAAGACAACCGGTCTGAATAGGTGTAACTGCAGGCATGATCCCTTTTTGCATCAATTTCTGTGCAAGGTACTGAAAAAGTTCTTGTGACTCTTGATCATCTGCTTTTACACAAGATGGTTTTGGCATCCCCGGAGGTGCAGACTGCTGACATTTGAAGATATAAAACGCTGGTTGTGGTATAGTACCTGGTACCATGAGAATCCTTTAAAGTTTAATTGGGAGTATTTTACTCCGATTTACTTAATTGAAGTTTAAATGTACCATTTAAAGGCGCTTGATACCTCATACCATAAGAAGAGCATTACGCTCTCTCATCTAGAAGTTCCCGTACCACTTCCCTGTCATCAAAAGGATGCTTCACCCCTTTGATCTCCTGATAGTCCTCATCCCCCTTGCCGAGTATGAGCAGTACTTCATTCTCTCCCAATGCATCAAGTGCCATTTTTATGGCGAGTCTTCTGTCTGGAGTCGCAGTGACATGGTCCTTTCCGTGCAAGCCCAGTAAGATATCTTCAAGTATCATTTCGGGTACTTCATCCCGAGGGTTGTCACTGGTCACATAGATCTTGTTTGCATACCTGCCGGCAACTGCTCCCATGCGGGGACGTTTCTCTTTATCTCTGTTCCCGCCTGCTCCAAAGACCACCGAGATGTCTCTGTCTTTCATCGACTCAAGCACTTGATACATACCATCATCGGTATGTGCAAAATCCACGATCACAAGCGGGTCTCTGCTCACCACTTCCATACGCCCTGAGACCCCTGCAAAATACTCTACCACTTCACATATCTCTTCTATGCTTCTTCCCGTTAACATCTGTACCGAACCTATGGCTGCCATCAGGTTAAAAAGGTTAAAGAGGCCTACCATGGGTGAGTGGAAGGTTGCTTCGGTCCGCAAATGTTTGATCCCTGCCGTGATACCATTCAGCAAAGAGAACGCCTGCACTTTGAAGGTTGCCGGCTCATCCACTCCGTAACTCTGTGCCCCTATGGGGTTATACGTAATGTTTTTAATGTCATCTTTATTGAGCAGCTTGGGTGATTCATCTGCAAAAAAGAGACTCTTCACACGTCTGTACTCTTCAACGGTACCATGATAATCCAAATGGTCAGAGGTGACATTGGTATGGACCTTAAGGGCAAAGCTTAACCCCTCTATCCGGTTTTGATCTATCGCATGGGAGCTGACTTCCATGATGAAGTAGTTACATCCCATATCCATCGTCTGTTTCATATTGTGCAGTGTTTCGAGGATAGAAGGCGTGGTCATGCTCTTCTCTTCTATCCGCTTTTCCTGCGCAAATAAACCGCGCGTACCCTGCAGTGCCGGCTTCTCATCCAGATCAAGCAAAAAAGAGTAAATGGCTGCGGTTACCGTCGTTTTACCGTTCGTTCCGGTCACACCTACCACTTTCATCTTTTCGAGTCCCCAAAAAGAGATCAGCTCACCCACTGTAAGTGTTTCCGGTTTCGACGCCAATGTTTCGTAATAGCGGCTATTTTGTGTCGTTTTTAAAAAGATCGTATCTTTATCGAGTTTGCTTGTATCATCTGTCAGAAAAAGATAACCATCTTTTTGGAAATCCAATTTCACTATTTTTGCCCTCTAACCACATGGTAAAGTGCGAGTATCTCCTGATCATTCCCAAAGAGGCTCGATGAAGCATCCAGGTATCCCAGTGCCATCTCATCAAATCCTTCGTTTGCAAGCTGTGTAACAAAATCTATAAACTCTTCCTTATTCGTGATCACTACCTTGGTCGAAAACATAATATCTTCAAATGTCTTTTTGAAGCTGCCCCTGCTCTTTACAAGTTCCAGGAAATCACTATAACGTATACCATCGCCATATTCTATCTGTTCTTCCAAGGGCTCAATCAAAAGTTCTTGTAACTTATGTTTTGAGCTGTCTAGATTCTCAATAAGTCCATCGATGATATCCACAGCATTCTCCTTCTCGTTCTTGATCATCTGATAGTAGTCAAACAAAGCTTGTGCTTCCTCTTGACTCTCTATCCCCAGATCACTCAAGTAGACGCCTATTTTTGCTTCATCTAACGTAGGATAATCCCTTAAGATCAAACCGTAACTTCGAAGTGCCTTGGCATAGTCTCCCTGTAGAAACTCGCTTTCGGCTCTTTTCAGCAATAAATCTTGACTTATTTTGCTCATCTTAAATTACAATTGATCCAATTTGTCTTCAAACCCCGCAGGTACATTGACTACTGTGATCTCAGGGTGAATAAGGGTTTGCATCTGTCTCTCCACACCGAACTTGATCGTTGTACCTGAACTACCGCA
The sequence above is drawn from the Sulfurovum sp. TSL1 genome and encodes:
- a CDS encoding lipopolysaccharide assembly protein LapB, encoding MLKKIITLSFVLFLTYSLQANEAEEQTINHMEIATIMYYDGKYDKALEELQQAKDSHTKIEWDKYHNMRGLIFLKNENYQASIDAFKKAIIATKQKSYEPPVEEKPKREYLFSVFSEKKKVEEPIVKKPVFDPEKVRKDQIEEINIYLSQAYYKAEQYLNAVHALDAAGEKGRASASLFTLRAECYWKADQKGAAIDALSRGAKIFPKDATLLKQKFYYFAELKLYQAAIAAAKAYMQKMPANAQEYISLAQMLQSGGESEEAIKVLEEAKLKSPSSAKVHILLGHYYNQKEMPHVTADLFEKGSFYDAKYLKEAAEMYRRNGELAHALYLNSMMTDKEEKTKQKVAIYIGKGEFEKIIGVKDALDRYGLLKNDNMRYALAYAYYMVKDYESAEEHLKKIEDDELFSKATVIRKNIEKCRSNSLECI
- a CDS encoding energy transducer TonB, which encodes MDTTKFNRDRAKTFALLAMGMGAFLMMVLVVSFNAKVEKKEKKVKDPMRYMKMAKQPPKVEKPKPKPKPKPKAQPKAPMPDLGAMLGGIAMNIPEFATGDIIGDGRSLLGDMAADAAMSEGTVDSKPRVVSRSPLEYPPAAAKKRIKGYVVVNLLIGKDGSVELAKVIASSPAGVFDQAALRGVRSWRFAPAKYKGNPVKVWAKQKVRFDFN
- a CDS encoding biopolymer transporter ExbD is translated as MRIRPKKQEVDNVDVSPLIDMVFILLIFFMVTTTFVKDMKLDLERPSAASASKSDAKVVRVYIDNTSQVYIDNQPVQLWAIQSKLRDLLRTASEKSVLVISDDTIPVETLIDVVDECRMSGAKDVAVSTSKEMG
- a CDS encoding MotA/TolQ/ExbB proton channel family protein yields the protein MLSPFELIGRFVDLMNTGGVVMWVLFVLNFFLWYGLGYRYFILKRGTKGNVRRLITKHETRGEAQAMRGMLDYAVADALQAAQEAKAIGANVRKHINGVLLPYYSDVNSYRIMIKTIVVLAPLVGLLGTVMGMIETFDALQSSSMFAQGASISGGISKALFTTELGLVVAVPGLIIGRVLDRKAERYELEFEQITDIISTKDAE
- a CDS encoding MotA/TolQ/ExbB proton channel family protein, which translates into the protein MKALSITKLFFAIATLVSLSATVQAGELERAYQKEYAFLKAQKAELEKRLETDTVQQANELHASKEKVEALQAKLLEVSAKAKVSSEKLEKLSKMLAEKEDTGGLTGNVVNQARLALEPYGVKVSDDNKTNDVEKIQQAFGSSMKLYSELSSLRNEKGAFYLPDGKKAEGDIVKVGNVAAYGIAKEAAGALSPAGDGNYKLWNAVGSSDDAKAMFAKEKTETIDIFVYENLDKEVDYVTEKTFMDTMEDGGIIGYIIFALGLFGLVLLGLRVINLMGAKTNVNEITQIVVDTLESGEGSTVSLEKLKGYKGSTARVIKATLRNIKKERAHVEDVIMENILNESTQIDRFGSFVLVIAAVAPLMGLLGTVTGMIETFEVITEFGTGDPKLLSGGISAALVTTMQGLIVAIPLLLIGNLLSGWAQSIKDSMEQSALHIVNLYEKYRG
- a CDS encoding DUF3450 family protein; amino-acid sequence: MVTFRRLISISAALSVSGTMLHAANDDSMIKSIMELRSQVESLYTQIDDNKEAYRAQMKSYALQTSDNEAQINRQETALKLTQQNIEKTQKKLEVMGSATVDLKPVVTNALDALEKEIQAGIPFRREERVAALHQIKEDLKNGNISQEKALALTWASYDDALRLTKEIGQFKQEITLDGKDTIAKIAKVGSVMMFFATPDDRVGYVKQEGKKYSYVVAKDSTERDQIIDLFDAVQKQIRTGYFTLPNALLLRGAN
- a CDS encoding YbaB/EbfC family nucleoid-associated protein gives rise to the protein MFEGFDLGNMGKIMEQMQEKAKEIQEQAKNIHFTAKAGGGLIELTANGAGEVIDLTIDDSLLEDKESLQILLISAMNDVNKMIEDNKKSQAMGMMGGMNPFGS
- the panD gene encoding aspartate 1-decarboxylase, which translates into the protein MNITMLYSKIHRATVTDANLNYVGSITIDQELLDAANMRVGQKIDIVNVNNGERFSTYIIPGEPGKKDICLNGAAARKVHKGDKIIIIAYATMNEEEADAHLPKIVILDDDNSIAEEFEGLE
- a CDS encoding ferredoxin; this translates as MVPGTIPQPAFYIFKCQQSAPPGMPKPSCVKADDQESQELFQYLAQKLMQKGIMPAVTPIQTGCLNRCQQGPVMLVEPGHTMYVGLTKEKIDRIIDEHIIGGTVVEEYVIPAEMWGEPLSPASLAR
- a CDS encoding UDP-N-acetylmuramoyl-L-alanyl-D-glutamate--2,6-diaminopimelate ligase; the encoded protein is MKLDFQKDGYLFLTDDTSKLDKDTIFLKTTQNSRYYETLASKPETLTVGELISFWGLEKMKVVGVTGTNGKTTVTAAIYSFLLDLDEKPALQGTRGLFAQEKRIEEKSMTTPSILETLHNMKQTMDMGCNYFIMEVSSHAIDQNRIEGLSFALKVHTNVTSDHLDYHGTVEEYRRVKSLFFADESPKLLNKDDIKNITYNPIGAQSYGVDEPATFKVQAFSLLNGITAGIKHLRTEATFHSPMVGLFNLFNLMAAIGSVQMLTGRSIEEICEVVEYFAGVSGRMEVVSRDPLVIVDFAHTDDGMYQVLESMKDRDISVVFGAGGNRDKEKRPRMGAVAGRYANKIYVTSDNPRDEVPEMILEDILLGLHGKDHVTATPDRRLAIKMALDALGENEVLLILGKGDEDYQEIKGVKHPFDDREVVRELLDERA